TTCAAGATATTCTGTCGATGTAGGAACGTGGTAAGAACCTCGAGGATAGTTGCGGATTCACAATGCCACCGATTGAAAAGAGATGTAGTTATGGAAGTTAGTCCGGAAAAGCAAAACATCAACACGCTTTTTTCCACAACCAGTTATCACATTGACTTTTACCAACGTGAGTACAAATGGAAAGGAGATGAGGTTGCACGTTTGATCGAAGACATTTTTTATCATTTTGGGCAATCGTATGAAAAGCATCCCGACCTCGATCCGAACCAAGGGAACGTTGTCGATAAGTTCTCTTGGTACTACCTGAACACTTACATCACCAACAAGACGAATAACAGGATCTTCGTGGTCGATGGCCAGCAACGACTCACGACCCTAACGCTGATGCTGATCGCGTTGTATCGTTTGTGCGAAAATGAAACCATAGACTCTCCTGACCTTCGCGAGTGGCTAAAGTCGAAGATTGCTGGCGTTGGCATTGGCGGAAAAAAAGAATTCTGGATGGCCAATAGCAAACGCGAACCGCTGATGCAGGCGCTCTTTGACGGAAAAAGTCCCAAAGAGAATCTGATCGAAGATGGAGTTACCGCCAGACACATCATCGAAAACTACGCACTCATTGATAAGGAGCTTACTGTTCGTCTCCCAACCAAGCACATATTCGAAACCTTCGTCTACTACTTTCTTTGCAATGTAGTGATCATCAACCTTGAGGTTGCTCAGACGGACGTTCCTATGATCTTTGAGGTAATCAACGATCGAGGCGTTCGTCTCCAATCCTACGAGATCTTGAAGGGAAAGCTACTAGGACAAATCGACAAGGATGAGGTCGATCACTACGCCGACATCTGGGATAGTTCACTGTGCAACCTAGAATCTAACGCAGAAGATGAGGTCGATACGTTCTTTCGCACATTTCTTCGTGCCAAGTTTGCTGACACGCGAAAAAAGGGGCAAGTTTTTGACGGCCCGTATCACCGCGTCATTTTTGAAGAGCCGTGCGATGATGAACTGCATCTAAACCACGACGCACAAGCGGTGAAACACTTTTTGAAGGGGCCTCTTAGCTATTACTCATCTCTTTTCCATAAGTTGCGGAAACTGGGTGTGGATCCAGATTCCGAGATTCCCGAGTGTTATTTCATCTCGCAGTTGAACCGCATGGATGGTCATCTCATGCTCTGTCTCGCGGCCTGCGCTGTCGACGACCCGGACGAAGACGGGAAAATCCTTGCAATCTCTCGCGCGTTTGATCGGGCATACGTGATGCTTCAGCTCAATCGGGCTTACGACAGCAACCAGCTCCAGGAGCTACTCTATACGCTCAACCCAATGTTGAAGAACTGCCCCGTCGAAGAAATCGAGCAAAGAATCAATTCCCAAGTGCTTAAAGACATCCAGGAACGACGTGGCACGGACACCAAGAGTCTTCTGTCATACCAGCAGTTTCGCCAAGTCGGCTACGGCGATTTCAATACTCGTTTCATGAGGTATTTTCTAACTCGAATCGAGTTATGGATCGCCGACAATCTAAACTGTCAGTTGCACGACACACTGTACAACTATGTCTGCGGAACAGGTAAAAGTAACGCATATCACGTCGAACACATTCTTTCCCGTAACGATGAGAGCCGAAGTCAGTTCATAGTAGACGGCGAGTTCGATGAGGCGATGTTCGAGAACGAACGAAACCGATTCGGAGGCTTGCTGCTTCTGAAGGGGCAGGACAATATTTCTTCTGGTAACGAATTGTATATCGATAAATTGCGAACCTACACCGGCAGTGCTCCCTATCTTGCACAAACGCTTGTTGCGGATTTTTACAAGTCGAATTCGGCAATGGTGCAACTGAAACAGAACACTGCACTTGAATTCCTTGCAGCATCTATGTTTACACGAGAAGTGCTCGAGAATCGATCTACACTCCTATACAAGATTGCGACAATAACATGGCAGATCGACGACCAAAGTTGAACCGATTCCACCAGCATCCATGAAGACTAATCCATCGGCAACTTAGAGCTGTCGTCCGGTTGATTCAAAGGCATCTTATGAATTCAGTACTCGAAGATCTTGCCCCATGCACTGAAAAGCGCTCGGCGCATCGCCCTGGACCATTTGGACCTGCCAAAGTGCTTCTGCCGACCGACCAGCAGCCAATATTGCTTCCCTCGCGAACGCTTGCCGGCGACGGAATCGAACGAATGCTCGACAATCGGTTCTCGCAAATTCCTGTCACCGACGACAACCAACGAATCATCGGTGTCTTTACCTGGAAGTCATTCAGCACACGCGTCGCTGATCTCGCATCAACGAAAATTAAGCCGACGGAGTTGCCTATACGCGACCTTTACCAACGAGAACAGTTAGGAAATGGCCAGTCGCCCTTGGCAATGGAGACCATCAAATGACTTTTCTAAGCGATTCGCTTGTCGATGGCGAGTACTGTCGACGTTTGAAAACTGATTTGCAGAACGCAGTGATTTGCCGATTTCTGGTTGCATACGTCTCCGACGCAGGTCTGAATTCGATTGGTCGAAACGATCTCATGAAGGCATTGGACAACCAATTGTCTTTTGGTATTAGTTCGATGAGTTGCTCTTGCGGGTACAGTCCACTGTTGAAGTTGCAATCTGAGTTGGGTGACGAAAACATTCGACTTAAGTACTTCATGGACCCTTCAGTTTGTGGTACCGATGAACCTTCGGGTTTGGTTTTGATGCATTCCAAGCTTGTTTACCTGAAAACAACGATCGATGGCGAGCCAAGATCCGTTGTTTATCTTGGTTCACATAATTGGACGCGCAGAGCTTTGGGATCCGGTGGGCCAAGAAATGCAGAAGCGTCGTATCGATTCGAGATGGCGTTCGATGCGGATCATCTGGAGGGACGCGGGCAAGATGTTGCAAGTCAGGCAAACCGGCATTTGCGCGCGGCCGACGATAACGAATGTTGTCTCCCGGCAACGGCGTCCAACGAAAGAACATTCAAAGAGTGGGACCAAGCGGTTTGCAAGAACCGCCCGTCATCATCGCTGGACGAAGTGCTGTTGATTCTTGCAGTTCGGCCGCCGAGTTCAGGACGGTTGCGATCGCTCGATGAGTTGCAGGGCCAAGGGCTCTATATGCAATGTTTGGAGGAAGTGGAAGGTACACAAGTTTGGGATGCACCCGATCAAACGATTGTGATGGTTTGGGATTCAGCCGAGGCGCTTTCCCAGGGCCGTCAGCCAACTTTGCTGCTATGTAGCAAGAACACTCGCAACGCCGGCCCAAATTCAGACCGACATGGAACCAATCAGTCGGCGAATCCCATCGCGGGATTCGCTGGGGTGTTATTCGACCAACAGCAGGGAACTCGACATCTAAATTCAGTCAATTCGACTCGCTCAGTCTCAACGCTATGGTCAGGTTCCGAGGCAGAAGTCTTTGATTTGCAGTTCCCGACAACGAGCAACAATTGCAAGGACTTCGATGGAAACTTGAACCCGAAGTACCAGTTTCTACTTGAGGTCGAGACAGTAGTG
The nucleotide sequence above comes from Novipirellula aureliae. Encoded proteins:
- a CDS encoding DUF262 domain-containing protein translates to MEVSPEKQNINTLFSTTSYHIDFYQREYKWKGDEVARLIEDIFYHFGQSYEKHPDLDPNQGNVVDKFSWYYLNTYITNKTNNRIFVVDGQQRLTTLTLMLIALYRLCENETIDSPDLREWLKSKIAGVGIGGKKEFWMANSKREPLMQALFDGKSPKENLIEDGVTARHIIENYALIDKELTVRLPTKHIFETFVYYFLCNVVIINLEVAQTDVPMIFEVINDRGVRLQSYEILKGKLLGQIDKDEVDHYADIWDSSLCNLESNAEDEVDTFFRTFLRAKFADTRKKGQVFDGPYHRVIFEEPCDDELHLNHDAQAVKHFLKGPLSYYSSLFHKLRKLGVDPDSEIPECYFISQLNRMDGHLMLCLAACAVDDPDEDGKILAISRAFDRAYVMLQLNRAYDSNQLQELLYTLNPMLKNCPVEEIEQRINSQVLKDIQERRGTDTKSLLSYQQFRQVGYGDFNTRFMRYFLTRIELWIADNLNCQLHDTLYNYVCGTGKSNAYHVEHILSRNDESRSQFIVDGEFDEAMFENERNRFGGLLLLKGQDNISSGNELYIDKLRTYTGSAPYLAQTLVADFYKSNSAMVQLKQNTALEFLAASMFTREVLENRSTLLYKIATITWQIDDQS
- a CDS encoding CBS domain-containing protein — protein: MLLPTDQQPILLPSRTLAGDGIERMLDNRFSQIPVTDDNQRIIGVFTWKSFSTRVADLASTKIKPTELPIRDLYQREQLGNGQSPLAMETIK